A stretch of the Psychroserpens sp. Hel_I_66 genome encodes the following:
- the purD gene encoding phosphoribosylamine--glycine ligase — translation MTILILGSGGREHTFAWKIAQSPLCKKLFVAPGNSGTAQIATNVDIKVTDFDAIKSLVLEHKIEMVVVGPEDPLVLGIHDFFLNDDTLKHVAVIGPQKAAAELEGSKEFAKEFLYRHNIPTAAYQSFNANNVEEGYKFLETLNAPYVLKADGLAAGKGVLILNDLAEAKAELKSMLLDAKFGDASKTVVIEEFLDGIELSCFVLTDGKNYKILPTAKDYKRIGEGDTGLNTGGMGAVSPVPFATEEFLNKIEERIVKPTISGLQKDNLPYKGFVFIGLIKVGDDPKVIEYNVRMGDPETEVVLPRLKTDLVDIFRAISEEKLNEIELEIDERAATTVMLVSGGYPEAYEKGMEITGLEHVKESIAFHAGATTKDGKIVTSGGRVMAITSYGNTYQEAIKKSYQNIDKLHFDKMNYRKDIGFDL, via the coding sequence ATGACAATTTTAATTCTCGGTTCTGGCGGTAGGGAACATACCTTCGCTTGGAAAATAGCTCAAAGCCCTTTATGTAAAAAACTATTCGTAGCTCCAGGCAACTCTGGCACTGCGCAAATAGCGACAAATGTTGACATTAAAGTGACCGACTTTGATGCTATTAAATCCCTAGTATTGGAACATAAAATCGAAATGGTTGTTGTAGGTCCAGAAGATCCTTTGGTACTCGGTATCCATGATTTCTTTTTAAATGATGACACCTTAAAGCATGTTGCGGTTATTGGTCCACAAAAAGCTGCTGCAGAGCTAGAGGGCAGCAAAGAATTTGCAAAAGAATTTTTATATAGACACAACATCCCAACTGCAGCTTACCAAAGTTTTAACGCAAACAATGTTGAAGAAGGCTATAAATTTCTTGAGACCCTAAATGCACCTTACGTTTTAAAAGCAGATGGTTTGGCAGCAGGAAAAGGCGTGCTCATTTTAAATGATTTAGCTGAAGCTAAAGCAGAACTAAAAAGCATGTTGCTAGACGCCAAGTTTGGTGACGCCAGCAAAACAGTAGTCATAGAAGAGTTTCTCGACGGAATTGAACTGAGCTGCTTTGTACTAACCGATGGTAAAAATTACAAAATTCTACCAACCGCAAAAGATTATAAGCGTATTGGCGAAGGAGATACAGGTTTAAATACTGGTGGTATGGGAGCGGTTTCTCCAGTGCCTTTTGCAACAGAAGAGTTTTTAAATAAAATTGAAGAGCGAATTGTGAAACCAACAATTTCCGGACTTCAAAAAGATAATCTTCCTTACAAAGGATTCGTGTTTATAGGTTTGATCAAAGTTGGTGACGACCCTAAAGTAATTGAGTATAATGTGAGAATGGGAGATCCAGAAACCGAAGTTGTTCTACCTAGATTAAAAACAGATTTGGTTGATATTTTCAGAGCTATTTCCGAAGAAAAACTCAATGAGATCGAGCTGGAAATAGATGAAAGAGCTGCAACAACTGTAATGTTAGTGTCTGGTGGTTACCCAGAAGCTTATGAAAAAGGAATGGAAATTACAGGTTTAGAACATGTAAAAGAGTCTATTGCTTTTCATGCAGGAGCAACAACAAAAGATGGTAAGATTGTTACTTCTGGTGGGCGTGTTATGGCAATTACATCATATGGAAACACGTACCAAGAGGCCATAAAAAAATCTTATCAAAATATAGATAAACTACATTTTGATAAGATGAATTATCGAAAAGATATTGGTTTCGATTTATAG
- a CDS encoding DUF6341 family protein → MKDFFYAIEDFFVNVLFAPFDALRALELENWWTANLISWVFIIVGMVAFVYWMLQLKKYNDNNEEDKSITSHSYL, encoded by the coding sequence ATGAAAGACTTTTTTTACGCTATAGAAGATTTTTTTGTAAATGTATTATTCGCTCCATTTGATGCATTAAGAGCATTAGAGTTAGAAAACTGGTGGACCGCAAATCTAATATCTTGGGTTTTTATCATCGTTGGTATGGTAGCCTTCGTATATTGGATGTTACAACTTAAAAAGTATAATGATAACAACGAAGAAGATAAAAGTATCACTTCACATTCTTATCTATAA
- a CDS encoding DUF6427 family protein, giving the protein MISKFFSKSKPIHYIVVSVLLLLVFLYAKLEIFDQGANVFFFSKQIGLFLISLFSIFVFDFFVTRNGLTKKNSYNIVLFVLYIAILPQTLLNTSILISNFFILLALRRIISLRSQKEIKKKLFDASFWVALATLFYFWSSVFFVLIFAALLVYVITDVKNYIIPIIAVLTVVILVVSYFIIRDWDILEYALGLFDYSLDFSALNSKRIIIGSTLLLSFGLWSLFYYIKNIKAKMKSYRPSYKLIILTAILGLFIIAVAPLKNGSEFIFLFAPLSIIMTNYLEVIKEKWFKETFLWVIFLTPIALLVL; this is encoded by the coding sequence ATGATTTCAAAATTTTTTAGCAAATCCAAACCAATACACTATATAGTGGTTAGTGTATTGCTATTATTGGTTTTTCTATATGCCAAACTTGAAATTTTTGATCAAGGTGCTAATGTGTTCTTTTTTTCTAAGCAAATAGGCTTATTTCTTATAAGTCTGTTTTCTATTTTTGTATTTGATTTTTTTGTAACTCGTAATGGTCTAACAAAAAAGAACAGTTATAATATTGTTCTTTTTGTATTGTACATTGCTATTTTACCCCAAACACTGCTAAATACTTCAATATTAATTTCAAACTTTTTTATTTTACTGGCACTAAGGCGTATAATAAGTTTAAGATCCCAAAAGGAAATTAAAAAAAAGCTTTTTGATGCATCGTTTTGGGTTGCTTTGGCAACGCTATTTTATTTCTGGTCTTCGGTGTTTTTTGTTTTAATTTTTGCAGCGCTTTTAGTGTATGTGATTACAGATGTCAAAAATTATATCATTCCAATAATCGCAGTTCTAACTGTTGTGATTTTAGTTGTTTCTTATTTTATAATACGAGATTGGGATATTCTTGAGTATGCTCTTGGACTGTTTGACTATAGCTTAGATTTTAGTGCATTAAACTCAAAACGAATTATTATTGGTTCTACATTATTGCTTTCTTTTGGGCTTTGGTCATTATTTTATTACATCAAAAATATTAAGGCTAAAATGAAAAGTTACAGACCTTCATACAAGCTTATTATCTTAACCGCCATATTAGGGTTGTTTATTATAGCTGTTGCACCTTTAAAAAACGGGAGTGAGTTCATTTTCTTATTTGCACCGTTATCAATTATTATGACCAATTATTTAGAAGTCATAAAAGAAAAATGGTTTAAGGAAACATTTCTTTGGGTTATTTTTTTAACGCCAATTGCACTATTAGTGCTGTAG
- the upp gene encoding uracil phosphoribosyltransferase, with translation MHIHNLSQEHSILNSFISEIRDVNIQTDRMRFRRNIERIGEVLCYEMSKTLDYKPKSITTPLGKSNTSIYSDDIVLCSILRAGVPLHNGLLNYFDEAENAFISAYRHHKENPESFEIIVEYLACPSLEGKTLILADPMLATGQSMVSTFEALKPFGTPKNIHLVSVIGAQDGVDFVNNHFHKDTHLWIASIDKNLSDKGYIVPGLGDAGDLAFGKKLQH, from the coding sequence ATGCACATTCATAATCTCTCTCAAGAACATTCTATTTTAAACTCTTTTATTTCTGAAATTAGAGACGTTAATATCCAAACCGACCGCATGCGTTTTAGGAGAAATATTGAGCGTATAGGAGAGGTTTTATGCTATGAAATGAGCAAAACCTTAGATTATAAACCTAAATCAATTACAACTCCTTTAGGCAAAAGCAATACTTCAATATACAGTGATGATATTGTATTATGTTCCATTTTGAGAGCTGGTGTACCACTGCACAACGGACTTTTAAACTATTTTGATGAAGCCGAAAATGCATTCATCTCTGCCTATAGACACCATAAAGAAAACCCAGAATCATTTGAGATCATTGTTGAGTATCTCGCATGTCCAAGCTTAGAAGGCAAGACCCTTATTCTCGCAGACCCTATGTTGGCAACAGGACAATCTATGGTTTCAACATTTGAGGCCTTAAAGCCATTTGGTACTCCAAAAAATATTCATTTGGTAAGCGTTATTGGAGCTCAAGATGGTGTTGATTTTGTGAATAATCACTTCCACAAAGATACGCACCTATGGATTGCTTCTATAGACAAAAACTTGAGTGATAAAGGATATATCGTACCTGGATTGGGTGATGCTGGTGATTTGGCCTTCGGAAAAAAACTACAGCACTAA
- a CDS encoding DUF4254 domain-containing protein: MFSEKANKIFQDVIAKYHVVNTVDQSFTNHYDKESNLLEHLLYRKCWIDTVQWHYEDIIRDPQIDPVAALKLKRQIDASNQDRTDMVEYIDSYFLEKYKDVTPKANATINTESPAWGIDRLSILALKIYHMHEEATRENASSSHREACQKKLDILLEQRVDLSTAIDTLLEDISTGDKYMKVYKQMKMYNDDELNPVLRSQK; the protein is encoded by the coding sequence ATGTTTTCAGAAAAGGCAAATAAAATATTTCAGGACGTTATTGCAAAATATCATGTTGTCAATACCGTTGACCAATCATTTACCAATCATTACGATAAGGAGTCCAATTTATTAGAGCATTTATTATACAGAAAATGTTGGATTGACACTGTGCAATGGCACTATGAGGATATCATTCGTGACCCACAAATAGATCCTGTTGCTGCTTTGAAACTGAAACGCCAAATAGATGCATCAAATCAAGATAGAACAGATATGGTGGAGTATATTGATAGTTATTTTCTTGAAAAATATAAAGACGTTACTCCAAAGGCAAACGCAACAATCAATACCGAAAGTCCTGCTTGGGGAATAGACAGATTATCAATTCTCGCACTTAAAATCTATCACATGCATGAAGAGGCGACTCGTGAAAATGCAAGTAGTTCACACAGAGAAGCCTGCCAGAAAAAACTCGACATCCTTTTAGAACAACGCGTAGATTTATCAACAGCAATAGACACACTTTTAGAAGATATTAGCACTGGTGATAAATACATGAAAGTGTACAAGCAAATGAAAATGTACAATGACGACGAGCTTAACCCTGTACTGCGTTCGCAAAAATAA
- a CDS encoding glycosyltransferase family 9 protein has product MSKKPKHILVIRLSAMGDVAMTVPVLKALTTQYPEVKLTVLTKTLFTPFFRNLPNTQVVVADIKNQHKGIYGLWKLSRELKTLQFDAVADLHNVLRSNILNSFFFGKQVVQINKGREEKKALTNGTSFKQLKTNHQRYADVFESLGYPIDLSNPIFPKKENLKQQFLTVIGTNAKPWIGVAPFAAFEGKMYPLDLMETVIKELSKEHKVLLFGAKNEEQVTLEKIATQFENVINLAGQFTLEEELDIISNLDLMLAMDSGNAHMAAMLGIKVVTVWGITHPYAGFLPFGHTMDSAILADHSQFPKIPTSVYGNKMPEGYENAIRSISPSTIISKIKTTLK; this is encoded by the coding sequence ATGTCAAAAAAACCAAAACACATTTTAGTAATTAGGCTCTCTGCAATGGGTGACGTCGCAATGACTGTGCCTGTTTTGAAAGCCCTTACAACACAATATCCTGAAGTTAAATTAACCGTTTTAACAAAAACGTTGTTCACTCCTTTTTTTAGAAATTTGCCAAACACACAAGTGGTGGTTGCAGATATCAAAAACCAGCACAAAGGGATTTACGGTTTATGGAAATTATCTCGAGAGCTCAAAACACTTCAATTTGATGCTGTGGCAGATTTGCACAATGTCTTGCGAAGTAATATTCTAAACTCTTTTTTCTTCGGAAAGCAAGTCGTACAAATCAATAAAGGTCGCGAGGAAAAAAAGGCTTTAACTAACGGAACATCTTTTAAACAGCTAAAAACCAACCATCAGCGTTATGCAGATGTTTTTGAGTCTTTAGGTTACCCGATAGATTTGAGCAATCCCATTTTTCCGAAGAAAGAAAATCTTAAGCAACAATTTTTAACAGTAATCGGGACCAATGCTAAACCCTGGATTGGTGTTGCTCCATTTGCAGCTTTTGAGGGTAAGATGTATCCGCTGGATTTAATGGAAACTGTGATTAAAGAGCTTTCTAAAGAACATAAAGTACTGTTGTTTGGAGCTAAAAATGAAGAGCAGGTCACGCTAGAAAAAATTGCGACTCAATTTGAAAATGTCATCAATTTAGCAGGACAATTTACATTAGAAGAAGAATTAGACATCATCTCAAATTTGGATCTTATGTTGGCGATGGACTCTGGAAACGCACATATGGCTGCAATGTTGGGCATAAAGGTGGTAACCGTTTGGGGTATTACGCATCCTTACGCTGGTTTTCTACCATTTGGTCACACAATGGATTCTGCAATTTTAGCAGACCATTCTCAATTTCCTAAAATACCAACCTCTGTTTACGGTAACAAAATGCCAGAAGGTTATGAAAATGCCATAAGATCTATTTCTCCTAGCACTATTATTTCAAAGATCAAAACCACTTTAAAATAA
- a CDS encoding ferredoxin--NADP reductase: protein MSQFHKLSIKDITKETENAVTISFDVPQELKDTFQFKAGQYITLKTNLNGNEVRRDYSLCTSPKSGELKVAVKEVEDGTFSAFANTRLKKGDQIEVAPPKGRFVFEPNDSKTKNIALFAAGSGITPILSIIKCALEEEVLSKIILVFGNKTTKDTMFLNELLDLQHQYKDRFAIQFVFSQADEEDSIFGRIEQSTVNYVMKNKYKHIDVDAYYLCGPEAMIHMVKDVLIGHDVDQDRIHYELFKAAKPNVENDTNIASGRTKVTVLVDDETFTFEMSQKQTVLEAALDEDIDAPYSCQGGICSSCIAKITEGNATMRQNNILTDGELADGLILTCQAQPTTPTLFVDYDDV, encoded by the coding sequence ATGTCACAATTTCATAAGCTTTCCATAAAAGATATTACTAAAGAGACTGAAAATGCAGTTACCATTAGTTTTGACGTTCCGCAGGAATTAAAAGACACTTTTCAATTTAAGGCAGGACAATATATTACGTTAAAAACCAATCTTAATGGCAATGAAGTACGTCGCGATTATTCATTATGTACATCTCCAAAAAGTGGCGAACTCAAAGTAGCGGTTAAAGAAGTTGAAGATGGTACATTCTCTGCTTTTGCAAATACTCGTTTAAAAAAGGGAGATCAAATTGAGGTTGCGCCACCAAAAGGACGATTTGTATTTGAGCCAAACGACTCTAAAACCAAAAATATCGCATTGTTTGCTGCAGGTAGTGGGATTACTCCAATTTTAAGTATCATTAAATGTGCTTTGGAAGAAGAAGTGTTGAGTAAGATTATTTTAGTCTTCGGAAATAAAACCACAAAAGACACCATGTTCTTAAACGAACTATTAGACCTACAACACCAATATAAAGATCGTTTTGCAATACAGTTTGTATTTAGCCAAGCCGATGAAGAGGATTCTATTTTTGGAAGAATTGAGCAAAGTACCGTCAACTACGTTATGAAAAACAAATATAAGCACATAGATGTTGATGCTTATTATTTGTGTGGACCAGAAGCTATGATACACATGGTCAAAGATGTTTTGATTGGTCATGACGTAGATCAAGACCGTATTCACTACGAACTTTTTAAAGCTGCCAAACCTAATGTTGAAAACGATACCAATATTGCTAGTGGGAGAACTAAAGTAACTGTTCTCGTTGATGACGAAACGTTTACCTTTGAAATGTCTCAAAAACAAACCGTTCTAGAAGCAGCTTTAGATGAAGATATTGATGCACCATATTCCTGCCAAGGTGGAATTTGCAGTAGCTGTATCGCTAAAATTACCGAAGGAAATGCGACCATGAGACAAAATAATATTCTAACGGATGGAGAATTGGCAGATGGACTCATTTTAACGTGTCAAGCACAACCAACAACGCCAACATTATTTGTTGATTACGATGATGTATAA
- a CDS encoding PadR family transcriptional regulator — MANSKLYKGSLVTIILKLLKESDKMYGYEITQKVKELTNGELKITEGALYPALHKLEAEGLLDVEVKKVDNRLRKYYKLTEKGTEETVSKMQELQEYIKTMQVLVNPKFSIE, encoded by the coding sequence ATGGCAAACTCAAAGTTATACAAGGGCAGTTTAGTAACTATAATTTTAAAACTTTTAAAGGAAAGTGATAAGATGTACGGTTATGAAATTACTCAAAAAGTTAAGGAGTTAACTAATGGAGAATTAAAAATTACCGAAGGTGCTCTTTATCCTGCACTCCATAAGTTAGAAGCGGAAGGTTTACTGGACGTCGAGGTTAAAAAAGTAGATAATAGACTTCGCAAATATTATAAACTGACAGAAAAAGGTACGGAAGAAACCGTTAGCAAGATGCAGGAACTCCAAGAATACATAAAAACCATGCAAGTGTTAGTTAACCCTAAATTTAGTATAGAGTAA
- a CDS encoding DUF2059 domain-containing protein, with amino-acid sequence MKKLLFVITFICTLTIQAQDNSEFKAQTIEFIKLTGAGDAFDNAIEQIGAMVPEDKKEAYTKEAIGTLDGLYSKMADLYMEEFTKEEIAQLVTFYESDLGKKLASKQASLTQSGMMIGQTWGMELTQIASKYKK; translated from the coding sequence ATGAAAAAATTACTATTCGTAATCACCTTTATCTGCACACTTACAATACAAGCACAAGATAATTCAGAATTTAAAGCTCAAACAATCGAGTTTATAAAACTTACAGGTGCTGGAGATGCATTTGATAACGCTATTGAGCAAATTGGCGCCATGGTGCCAGAAGACAAAAAAGAGGCATATACCAAAGAAGCTATAGGGACTCTAGATGGTTTATATAGTAAAATGGCAGATCTTTACATGGAAGAATTTACCAAAGAAGAGATTGCACAGTTAGTGACTTTTTATGAATCAGATTTAGGTAAAAAGCTGGCATCTAAACAAGCTAGTTTAACACAATCGGGAATGATGATTGGTCAAACTTGGGGTATGGAATTAACTCAAATAGCCAGTAAGTACAAGAAATAA